In Stenotrophomonas sp. ASS1, the following proteins share a genomic window:
- a CDS encoding type IV pilin protein: MRMKSPLRIVRGFTLIELMITVAVVAILAAVAMPAYTEHVRKARRAQAKADLVELAQVLERNHTTQNTYAGLTLPFTSSPRSGTSFYALSLNGDATAATFELQAVPENGQEDDKCGTLALDQAGRKTPSASEGPGCW, encoded by the coding sequence ATGCGCATGAAATCCCCACTTCGTATCGTCCGTGGCTTCACTCTGATCGAGCTGATGATCACCGTTGCCGTAGTTGCGATTCTTGCCGCTGTTGCCATGCCGGCTTACACCGAGCACGTGCGCAAGGCTCGGCGCGCTCAGGCCAAGGCCGATCTGGTGGAGCTGGCGCAGGTGTTGGAGCGCAACCACACCACTCAGAATACCTACGCCGGTCTGACTCTGCCGTTCACCAGTTCGCCGCGCAGCGGCACCTCGTTCTATGCACTGTCTTTGAATGGTGATGCGACCGCAGCCACGTTCGAGTTGCAGGCGGTACCGGAGAATGGCCAGGAAGACGACAAATGCGGGACCCTGGCCTTGGACCAGGCCGGACGAAAGACGCCAAGCGCCAGCGAGGGCCCCGGATGCTGGTGA
- a CDS encoding GspH/FimT family pseudopilin produces MSHRLRPARLHRGLHLIELLIAVMVLSVLLALAWGPWQRTLRHFQAEALRAELVASLSMARSAAITEHRRVTVCGSSDGMMCDQAWSQGWRVQVEPANSATAAARELRVHRTHQRHVDLRTSDHRPDVRFRPDGRNAGTNQSIVLCVDGQEHSRVIISVPGRVRSQRPRRSTPC; encoded by the coding sequence ATGTCCCATCGTCTTCGCCCTGCCCGGCTCCACCGCGGGCTCCATCTGATCGAGCTGCTAATCGCCGTCATGGTGCTGTCGGTCCTGCTGGCGTTGGCCTGGGGCCCTTGGCAACGCACGCTGCGGCACTTCCAGGCGGAAGCGCTGCGCGCCGAACTGGTCGCCAGCCTGTCGATGGCGCGCAGCGCCGCCATCACCGAACACCGCCGCGTGACGGTCTGCGGATCGTCGGACGGCATGATGTGTGACCAGGCATGGAGCCAGGGCTGGCGGGTGCAGGTCGAACCGGCCAACAGCGCGACCGCCGCCGCAAGGGAACTGCGCGTGCACAGGACACACCAGCGTCATGTCGACCTGCGCACCAGCGATCATCGGCCCGACGTGCGGTTCCGGCCCGACGGCCGCAATGCCGGTACCAACCAGTCCATCGTGTTGTGCGTGGATGGACAGGAGCACAGCCGCGTCATCATCAGCGTCCCCGGACGGGTCAGGAGCCAGCGCCCGCGCAGGTCCACCCCCTGCTGA